A single Streptomyces sannanensis DNA region contains:
- a CDS encoding FKBP-type peptidyl-prolyl cis-trans isomerase, which yields MSIEKPEIDFPGGEPPKDLEIKDIWEGDGPEAKAGDFVKVHYVGVAFSTGEEFDASWNRGAPLQFQLGVGQVITGWDRGVQGMKVGGRRQLIIPPHLAYGDRGAGSAIAPGETLIFVCDLVAV from the coding sequence GTGAGCATCGAGAAGCCCGAGATCGACTTCCCGGGCGGCGAGCCGCCGAAGGACCTGGAGATCAAGGACATCTGGGAGGGCGACGGCCCCGAGGCCAAGGCCGGCGACTTCGTCAAGGTGCACTACGTCGGTGTGGCCTTCTCCACCGGTGAGGAGTTCGACGCCTCCTGGAACCGTGGCGCCCCGCTGCAGTTCCAGCTCGGTGTCGGCCAGGTCATCACGGGCTGGGACCGGGGTGTGCAGGGCATGAAGGTAGGCGGCCGCCGCCAGCTGATCATCCCGCCGCACCTGGCCTACGGCGACCGTGGCGCCGGCAGCGCGATCGCGCCGGGCGAGACCCTGATCTTCGTCTGCGATCTGGTCGCGGTCTGA
- a CDS encoding helix-turn-helix transcriptional regulator: MAIAKAERLMNLALCLLGTRRPLSKRELRGSIEAYMEAGSDDSFNRMFERDKDDLRELGLVIETVESLEGETGYLARRDSNRLPPIQLDAEEAAALGLAAKVWQQARLAGAASGALQKLRAAGMPEAEDPYEGQHSALEPRIPVHEAAFEPLMLACRDRRPVVFDYRKANAVRPEARHVEPWTLECWRGHWYLAGWDRDRGAERVFRLSRITGKVRSRAGAFTAPVPDVVTVRETVETWAGETATRSAVIRLRSGAGYPLRARATSVRELGGGWDELEIPYGHGLDAWLVEFGPDVVVMAPADLRADVVDRLRAVAKD; encoded by the coding sequence ATGGCCATTGCCAAGGCCGAGCGGCTGATGAACCTCGCGCTGTGTCTGCTCGGGACGCGGCGTCCGCTGAGCAAGCGCGAGCTGCGTGGCTCCATCGAGGCGTACATGGAAGCCGGATCGGACGACTCCTTCAACCGGATGTTCGAGCGGGACAAGGACGATCTGCGCGAACTCGGCCTGGTCATCGAGACGGTGGAGAGTCTCGAGGGCGAGACCGGCTATCTGGCCCGGCGTGACTCCAATCGTCTGCCGCCCATTCAGCTGGACGCCGAGGAGGCCGCGGCCCTGGGCCTGGCCGCCAAGGTGTGGCAGCAGGCCAGGCTCGCCGGTGCCGCCAGCGGCGCCCTGCAGAAGCTCCGTGCCGCCGGCATGCCCGAGGCCGAGGACCCGTACGAGGGGCAGCACAGCGCCCTCGAACCGCGGATTCCCGTGCACGAGGCCGCTTTCGAGCCGCTGATGCTCGCCTGCCGCGACCGCCGCCCGGTCGTCTTCGACTACCGCAAGGCGAACGCGGTGCGCCCCGAGGCCCGCCATGTCGAGCCGTGGACCCTGGAGTGCTGGCGGGGCCACTGGTATCTGGCCGGCTGGGACCGGGACCGCGGCGCCGAGCGTGTCTTCCGGCTCTCCCGGATCACCGGAAAGGTGCGGTCCCGGGCAGGCGCCTTCACCGCGCCAGTTCCCGACGTGGTGACCGTACGCGAGACGGTGGAGACCTGGGCGGGCGAGACCGCGACCAGATCCGCCGTGATCAGGCTGCGGTCCGGCGCCGGCTATCCGCTGCGCGCCCGCGCCACGTCCGTCCGGGAACTGGGCGGCGGCTGGGACGAGTTGGAGATCCCGTACGGGCACGGACTGGACGCCTGGCTCGTCGAGTTCGGCCCCGATGTGGTCGTCATGGCCCCGGCGGACCTGCGGGCCGATGTGGTGGACCGGCTGCGTGCCGTGGCCAAGGACTAG
- a CDS encoding WYL domain-containing protein: MAANAIDQTRRMLSLVTYLRERPGAHVADVARAFGITEDELISDLDVLPMCGTSFRGGDLLDIDTDGDRIWWHNPDDVAEPLRLAADEATALLVAARAVATLPGLRESDRQALVRATAKLEAAAGEAAGASARLSVTFESEGGVFAEVDRAISERRRLWLRYYSPARDELTEREVDPIRLFAVGHTYMEAWCRTSEARRTFRLDRVAAIRILDKPAAPPEIELRDLSAGLVQPSAEDPEVVVEVGPGGRWVAEYYPHDSAEELPDGGLRIALRTPDPGSLRRLALRLGSDGRIVSPDDLAEAARQAARDALAAYGSED; encoded by the coding sequence ATGGCCGCGAACGCCATTGACCAGACCCGCCGGATGCTCTCGCTGGTGACGTATCTGCGTGAGCGCCCCGGCGCGCATGTCGCCGATGTCGCCCGCGCCTTCGGCATCACCGAGGACGAGCTGATCTCCGACCTCGATGTCCTGCCGATGTGCGGCACCAGCTTCCGTGGCGGTGATCTGCTCGACATCGACACCGACGGCGACCGCATCTGGTGGCACAACCCCGACGACGTCGCCGAGCCGCTGCGGCTCGCCGCCGACGAGGCCACGGCGCTGCTGGTGGCCGCCCGCGCCGTCGCCACACTGCCCGGGCTGCGCGAGAGCGACCGGCAGGCACTGGTCCGCGCCACCGCGAAGCTGGAGGCGGCGGCCGGCGAGGCGGCCGGGGCCAGCGCCCGGCTGTCGGTCACTTTCGAGTCCGAGGGCGGAGTCTTTGCCGAGGTGGACCGGGCGATCTCCGAGCGCCGCCGGCTCTGGCTGCGCTACTACTCGCCCGCGCGTGACGAGCTCACCGAGCGCGAGGTCGACCCGATCCGGCTCTTCGCGGTGGGGCACACCTATATGGAGGCCTGGTGCCGCACGTCCGAGGCGCGCCGCACCTTCCGGCTCGACCGGGTCGCCGCGATCAGGATCCTCGACAAGCCTGCCGCGCCGCCGGAGATCGAGCTGCGCGATCTGTCGGCCGGCCTGGTGCAGCCCTCCGCCGAGGATCCCGAGGTGGTCGTCGAGGTGGGCCCCGGCGGCCGCTGGGTCGCCGAGTACTACCCGCACGACAGCGCCGAGGAGCTGCCGGACGGTGGCCTGCGGATCGCCCTGCGCACCCCCGACCCGGGCTCGCTGCGACGGCTCGCGCTGCGGCTCGGCAGCGACGGGCGCATCGTCTCCCCGGACGACCTCGCGGAGGCGGCACGGCAGGCGGCCCGCGACGCGCTCGCGGCGTACGGCAGCGAGGACTGA
- the tatA gene encoding Sec-independent protein translocase subunit TatA, giving the protein MFGRLGPTEIILILVVIILLFGAKKLPDMARSLGKSARILKSEAKAMKAEGQEPAAAAPPQPGATQDVPRTIQAAPGDVTSARPVAEPTDTTKR; this is encoded by the coding sequence ATGTTCGGAAGGCTCGGCCCCACCGAGATCATCCTCATCCTCGTCGTCATCATCCTGCTGTTCGGCGCGAAGAAGCTTCCGGACATGGCCCGTTCGCTCGGCAAGTCCGCCCGCATCCTCAAGAGCGAGGCCAAGGCGATGAAGGCCGAGGGCCAGGAGCCCGCCGCGGCCGCCCCGCCGCAGCCCGGTGCCACGCAGGATGTCCCGCGCACCATCCAGGCGGCGCCCGGTGACGTCACCAGCGCGCGCCCCGTGGCCGAGCCCACGGACACCACCAAGCGCTGA
- the tatC gene encoding twin-arginine translocase subunit TatC, with amino-acid sequence MLKSARKKEKDPDGRMPLADHLRELRNRLAKALFAILVCAVLAAFFYKGIVEVITKPVKQSVGCDRAFSELASASDGTCGRITMSGLMGPFTLMIKVSLMAGVVMACPVWLYQLWAFIAPGLHRHEKRYSLAFVAAGFPLFVAGGWFSYHVLPAAAEVLLDFTPDGVENFLPLDELLDLVTRMVIVFGLSFELPLLLVLLNLGGVLAGRRMLGWWRGMIMGVTVFSAFATPTVDPVSMLSLAAPIVLLYFIAVGFALLNDRRRAAREAAGPADDEASDLDLTPEDVGETEPVSAGRTVPEQASGDGTPAHRTNGYDDVT; translated from the coding sequence TTGCTGAAGTCTGCCCGCAAGAAGGAGAAGGACCCCGACGGGCGGATGCCCCTTGCGGATCATCTGCGTGAGCTGCGCAACCGGCTGGCCAAGGCGCTTTTCGCGATCCTGGTCTGCGCTGTGCTCGCGGCCTTCTTCTACAAGGGCATCGTCGAGGTCATCACCAAGCCGGTGAAGCAGTCGGTGGGCTGCGACAGAGCCTTCAGCGAGCTGGCCTCGGCCAGTGACGGAACGTGTGGCCGGATCACCATGTCCGGCCTCATGGGCCCGTTCACCTTGATGATCAAGGTGTCGCTGATGGCGGGTGTCGTGATGGCCTGTCCCGTCTGGCTGTACCAGCTGTGGGCGTTCATCGCGCCGGGCCTGCACCGGCACGAGAAGAGGTACTCGCTCGCCTTCGTGGCGGCGGGCTTCCCGCTCTTCGTGGCGGGCGGCTGGTTCTCGTACCACGTGCTGCCCGCGGCCGCCGAGGTGCTGCTGGACTTCACACCGGATGGTGTGGAGAACTTCCTGCCGCTCGACGAGCTCCTCGACCTGGTCACCCGCATGGTGATCGTCTTCGGGCTCTCCTTCGAGTTGCCGTTGCTGCTGGTCCTGCTGAACCTGGGCGGCGTGCTCGCCGGACGCCGGATGCTCGGCTGGTGGCGCGGCATGATCATGGGTGTCACCGTCTTCTCGGCCTTCGCCACCCCGACCGTCGACCCGGTGTCGATGCTGTCGCTGGCCGCGCCGATCGTGCTGCTGTACTTCATCGCCGTCGGCTTCGCGCTCCTCAACGACCGTCGGCGGGCCGCCCGCGAGGCCGCGGGACCGGCCGACGACGAGGCGTCGGATCTGGACCTCACACCCGAGGACGTCGGTGAGACCGAACCCGTCTCCGCGGGCCGTACGGTGCCCGAGCAGGCGAGCGGGGACGGGACCCCGGCGCACCGGACGAACGGTTACGACGACGTCACCTGA
- a CDS encoding DEAD/DEAH box helicase — translation MTEDLSPAEAYAAARIRAAEQATALAPFRELYDFELDPFQIEACRALEAGKGVLVAAPTGSGKTIVGEFAVHLALTQHRKCFYTTPIKALSNQKYTDLVRRYGPDKVGLLTGDNSINSEAPVVVMTTEVLRNMLYAGSQTLSGLAYVVMDEVHYLSDRFRGAVWEEVIIHLPESVTLVSLSATVSNAEEFGDWLDTVRGDTEVIVSEERPVPLWQHVLAGRRMYDLFEESTDHGGRGGARREVNPDLLRMARMENSRTYDPRERRRGKMVREADRERERRQRSRIWTPGRPEVIERLDSEGLLPAITFIFSRAGCEAAVQQCMYAGLRLNDEEARQEVRRIVEERTASIPGEDLHVLGYYEWLEGLERGIAAHHAGMLPTFKEVVEELFVRGLVKAVFATETLALGINMPARSVVLEKLVKWNGEQHADVTPGEYTQLTGRAGRRGIDVEGHAVVLWQRGMDPGALAGLAGTRTYPLRSSFKPSYNMAVNLVEQFGRHRSRELLETSFAQFQADKSVVGISRQVQRNEEGLAGYREGMSCHLGDFEEYARLRRELKDRETELARQGVTQRRAAAMSSLEKLKPGDVIHVPTGKFAGLALVLDPGVPGRSNGHRGYEHQDGPRPLVLTAERQVKRLATMDFPVPVEPLERMRIPKSFNPRSPQSRRDLASALRTKAGHIVPERRRKQRSEAADDREISRLRAELRAHPCHGCDEREDHARWAERYHRLRRDTRQLERRIEGRTNTIARTFDRIVALLTGLDYLRDDEVTVHGRRLARLYGELDLLASECLRARVWEDLDPAELAACVSALVYEARQADDALPPKLPSGRAKAALGEMVRIWGHLDALEDEHKINQAEGVGQREPDLGFAWAAHSWASGKGLDEVLREAEMPAGDFVRWCKQVIDVLSQIAQAAPVEGSTVPRTARKAVDALLRGVVAYSSVG, via the coding sequence ATGACCGAGGACCTTTCACCCGCCGAAGCGTACGCAGCCGCCCGGATCCGCGCCGCCGAGCAGGCCACAGCGCTCGCACCCTTCCGTGAGCTGTACGACTTCGAGCTGGACCCGTTCCAGATAGAGGCATGCCGGGCCCTGGAGGCAGGCAAGGGCGTGCTCGTCGCGGCCCCGACGGGCTCCGGCAAGACGATCGTCGGCGAGTTCGCCGTACATCTGGCGCTCACCCAGCACCGCAAGTGCTTCTACACCACGCCCATCAAGGCGCTGTCCAACCAGAAGTACACCGATCTGGTGCGGCGCTACGGCCCGGACAAGGTCGGCCTGCTCACCGGCGACAACAGCATCAACTCCGAGGCGCCGGTGGTCGTGATGACCACAGAGGTGCTCCGCAACATGCTGTACGCGGGCTCCCAGACGCTCAGCGGGCTCGCCTATGTGGTGATGGACGAGGTGCACTACCTCTCCGACCGCTTCCGCGGCGCCGTCTGGGAAGAAGTGATCATCCATCTTCCCGAGTCGGTGACCCTGGTGTCGCTGTCCGCGACGGTCTCCAACGCCGAGGAGTTCGGCGACTGGCTGGACACCGTCCGCGGCGACACCGAAGTGATCGTCTCCGAGGAGCGTCCGGTTCCGCTGTGGCAGCACGTCCTGGCCGGGCGGCGGATGTACGACCTCTTCGAGGAGTCCACCGACCACGGTGGCCGGGGCGGGGCCAGGCGCGAGGTCAACCCCGACCTGCTGCGCATGGCGCGGATGGAGAACAGCCGTACCTACGATCCGCGCGAGCGGCGGCGCGGCAAGATGGTGCGCGAGGCGGACCGGGAGCGCGAGCGCCGCCAGCGCAGCCGGATCTGGACGCCGGGCCGGCCCGAGGTCATCGAGCGCCTCGACTCCGAGGGGCTGCTGCCCGCCATCACCTTCATCTTCAGCCGGGCCGGCTGCGAGGCCGCCGTGCAGCAGTGCATGTACGCCGGGCTGCGGCTCAATGACGAGGAGGCGCGCCAGGAGGTCCGCCGTATCGTCGAGGAGCGCACCGCCTCCATTCCCGGCGAGGACCTGCATGTCCTCGGTTATTACGAATGGCTGGAGGGTCTGGAGCGGGGCATCGCCGCGCACCACGCGGGCATGCTGCCGACCTTCAAGGAGGTCGTCGAGGAACTGTTCGTCCGCGGCCTGGTCAAGGCGGTGTTCGCCACCGAGACCCTGGCGCTGGGCATCAACATGCCCGCCCGCTCGGTGGTGCTCGAGAAGCTCGTCAAGTGGAACGGCGAACAGCACGCCGATGTCACCCCCGGCGAGTACACCCAGTTGACCGGCCGCGCGGGACGCCGCGGTATCGACGTCGAGGGCCACGCCGTGGTGCTGTGGCAGCGCGGCATGGACCCGGGCGCGCTCGCCGGTCTCGCCGGTACGCGCACGTATCCGCTGCGCTCGAGCTTCAAGCCGTCGTACAACATGGCGGTGAACCTGGTCGAGCAGTTCGGCCGGCACCGTTCGCGCGAGCTGCTGGAGACCTCCTTCGCGCAGTTCCAGGCCGACAAATCGGTCGTCGGGATCTCGCGCCAGGTGCAGCGCAACGAAGAGGGCCTGGCGGGGTACCGCGAGGGCATGAGCTGTCACCTGGGCGACTTCGAGGAGTACGCGCGGCTGCGCCGCGAACTCAAGGACCGCGAGACCGAGCTGGCCAGGCAGGGCGTGACGCAGCGCAGGGCCGCCGCCATGAGCTCGCTGGAGAAGCTCAAGCCCGGTGACGTCATCCATGTGCCGACCGGCAAGTTCGCCGGTCTCGCCCTGGTCCTCGACCCGGGTGTGCCCGGGCGTTCCAACGGCCACCGCGGCTATGAGCACCAGGACGGGCCGCGCCCGCTGGTGCTGACCGCCGAACGGCAGGTCAAGCGGCTCGCCACGATGGACTTCCCGGTGCCGGTGGAGCCGCTGGAGCGGATGCGGATCCCCAAGTCCTTCAACCCCCGCTCGCCCCAGTCCCGCCGTGACCTCGCCTCCGCGCTGCGCACCAAGGCCGGGCACATCGTGCCCGAGCGGCGCCGCAAGCAGCGCTCCGAGGCGGCCGACGACCGTGAGATCAGCCGGCTGCGCGCCGAACTGCGCGCGCACCCCTGCCACGGCTGCGACGAGCGCGAGGACCACGCCCGCTGGGCCGAGCGTTACCACCGGCTGCGGCGTGACACCCGTCAGCTGGAGCGGCGCATCGAGGGGCGTACGAACACGATCGCCCGTACCTTCGACCGGATCGTCGCGCTTCTCACCGGGCTCGACTACCTCCGCGACGACGAGGTCACCGTGCACGGCAGGCGGCTCGCCCGGCTCTACGGCGAGCTGGACCTGCTGGCCAGCGAATGCCTGCGCGCCCGCGTCTGGGAGGACCTCGACCCGGCCGAGCTCGCCGCGTGCGTCTCGGCGCTGGTGTACGAAGCGCGGCAGGCGGACGACGCCCTGCCGCCGAAACTGCCGTCCGGCAGGGCCAAGGCCGCACTGGGCGAGATGGTCCGTATCTGGGGCCACCTCGACGCCCTGGAGGACGAACACAAGATCAACCAGGCCGAGGGCGTCGGCCAGCGGGAGCCGGACCTCGGTTTCGCCTGGGCGGCGCACTCCTGGGCCTCGGGCAAGGGCCTCGACGAGGTGCTGCGCGAGGCGGAGATGCCGGCCGGTGACTTCGTCCGCTGGTGCAAGCAGGTCATCGACGTCCTGAGCCAGATCGCCCAGGCCGCGCCGGTCGAGGGCAGCACGGTCCCGCGGACCGCCCGCAAGGCGGTCGACGCGCTCCTGCGTGGAGTGGTGGCCTACAGCTCGGTCGGCTGA
- a CDS encoding helix-turn-helix domain-containing protein: MATTLSRPATVEDRRQRLVVYSRHSDLPDAVRHTSILQRCVSAEVLAWLRQFELAKARQAVRIPHNVSLGMLPRVCIPIRHHDLLLGYLWLIDADESMSSEQIALAETATQDFALALYREVLAGELAHNRETEAITNLLLCGSDVQSYAARTLIEGRHFDPSLGVVVLVARPVLTPDAEPDAQVRLALEHALVNTRHRLPARHAVHLVSHSDGLLLFGMEGEVDELTVDLYASHLDHALQTAMSGLEQVSSSVIGIGQPRSELAQARDSYLEADQAARIAASMPDVSRIARWSQLGIYRVLAQLFSQDLGELVLHPGLERLFTDPEALPLLQTLETYLDLSGNVLATSERLKLHRTSLYYRIQRFEHLAGANLKDGNERLCLHLGLKLARFTGRYRPVC; the protein is encoded by the coding sequence TTGGCGACCACGCTGTCACGCCCCGCGACCGTCGAGGACCGCAGACAGCGGCTGGTGGTCTACAGCCGGCACAGTGATCTGCCCGATGCGGTTCGCCATACTTCGATTCTGCAGCGCTGCGTATCCGCCGAGGTGCTGGCATGGCTGCGACAGTTCGAGCTGGCCAAGGCGCGACAGGCGGTCCGCATTCCCCACAACGTCTCGCTCGGCATGCTGCCGCGGGTATGCATACCGATCCGGCACCACGACCTTCTCCTGGGGTATCTGTGGCTCATCGATGCCGACGAGTCGATGAGCTCGGAGCAGATCGCGCTGGCCGAAACCGCCACCCAGGACTTCGCTCTTGCGCTGTATCGCGAGGTGCTGGCCGGCGAACTCGCGCACAACCGGGAGACGGAGGCGATCACGAACCTGCTGCTTTGCGGCAGCGATGTCCAGTCCTATGCGGCTCGCACCCTCATCGAGGGCAGGCACTTCGACCCCTCCCTCGGTGTCGTCGTGCTGGTGGCCCGGCCGGTGCTCACCCCCGATGCCGAGCCGGATGCCCAGGTGCGGCTCGCTCTCGAACATGCACTCGTCAATACCCGCCACCGGCTGCCCGCACGACACGCCGTCCACCTTGTCTCTCACAGCGACGGGTTGCTTCTCTTCGGCATGGAGGGGGAGGTCGACGAGCTGACGGTGGACCTCTATGCGTCCCACCTCGACCACGCCCTGCAGACTGCGATGTCCGGACTCGAGCAGGTGTCGTCATCCGTGATCGGCATCGGACAGCCACGGTCGGAGTTGGCGCAGGCGCGGGACTCCTATCTCGAGGCCGACCAAGCCGCTCGTATCGCTGCTTCCATGCCCGACGTCAGCCGGATTGCCCGATGGTCCCAGCTCGGCATCTACCGGGTACTCGCGCAGCTGTTCAGTCAAGACCTCGGCGAGCTTGTGCTTCATCCCGGGCTCGAGCGGCTTTTCACCGATCCGGAGGCGCTGCCTCTGCTTCAGACGCTGGAGACCTATCTCGATCTCTCCGGGAATGTACTCGCGACCTCCGAACGCCTGAAGCTGCATCGCACATCGTTGTACTACCGCATCCAGCGTTTTGAGCACTTGGCAGGCGCCAACCTCAAAGACGGCAACGAACGTCTCTGCCTGCACCTCGGACTGAAACTCGCGCGGTTCACCGGCCGCTACCGGCCTGTCTGCTGA